Within Oscillospiraceae bacterium, the genomic segment TATAATCCTTGCCGACGAACGAGATCAAGTTGTAGGCATTGCCCTGTAATTTCGGCAGCCAGTAGACGATAAAATCGTTGTATTCGCTCGGAATCAGCCCCATCTCGGAGAGCGCTTTTTTCAAAAATGCCGCCGTATCAGACCCCTTGACGCAGAAACCCTTGTCAAAGGTGAAAACGGTGTTCAAATGACCCTCCCAGAACAAATAGTGATATTCCTCGCCTCCGACAATCAGCTTTCCATCCGGATAAGCCGTGACCTTCCAGCCGACTTTCGGATACGCCGGATAGGTGCAGCCCAATGTACCGTTTATATCGAGCTTGACGGTCACATCGGTGACTTTTTCGGAATAAAGGTAAAGCACCGGTTTGCCCATCGGTGGGAAGTAAAACCCGTCTGCCGGATAAACATTACAAACCGCATCTTTTATTTTCCATTCACCATTGATGCGTTTTATCTCAAAACGGTAGTTTAGAAACGGATCCGTTCCGTTTTTAATCGTTAATAAAGTGATTGTATCATCATTTGATTCATCATCACGACCAAACCACTTTTTGTCGTATTCGCGGTTAGCGCCCGCGGTTTTCGGATAGACATAGACAAACTCGTCTTTTTCGGTATAGGTTATATAATTTTCAAAATGTTGATTGATAAATAATCGATTCATCTCAGCGTCAGTGTATTCTGCGATGAAGAATTTCGCTAATACTGCCTTGAGTTTTTCGACGGTGTTATATTTTTCATCCGTTATTTTATAATAAGTCACCCCGTCTATTTCAATAGAGTCGTTCGGGTCATATGTTTCTTCACCGCCGAGCAAGATCATAACTTGTGGTAGCACATTTTCAAAAAAATCGTCAAACTCGGCCTGCGTCATCGGTTCGTTTTTAGATGCGGTTGAAGGTGAATAGGTTTTTGAGGAAGCCGCAGAAATTTGCGAGCTTGATACGACTGTTCCTGTCGGCAGAGAAGGAATGGCAATGTAACTTGAAACAGCACTGTTTGCCGATAGTAAACTCGAACCTCCCGAAGGAATGCTTCCGGACTTCGGTATCGCACAGCCGCCGATCAACAATATCGCCGAAAGAACAAAAAGAACGAACTTTTTCATGTAATAATCACCTCTGTTTTCCATCATAACATATATAGGATGGAAAATCAAGGAATTATTTATATTATGATGCCGTCGGGTTCGGAATCATACGATAAGCGTTGCCGGTATTGATCAGTTGGTATTTTACCGAGCCGTCCAGCCATGCGGAAAGCTGCTCTTTATTGAGCATTACAGGCATCCGATCATGGATATCGGTGATGTTATCATCTGCGGGCTTGGTCAGAATCACAAACTCTTTACCTTCATTTGTGACGCGGTAGAGCCCTGCCATAAAGATGCCGCCGCCCTGTTCGTTGGTGAATGAGAACTTGATTTTGGTCTTGTCGGGCAGGGTCTTCCACTCGTAATACCCGTGCGCCGGAATGACGCAGCGGTAGTGGTTGACAAACGGCGCAAAAAAGCGTGAGGAAGCCGCGTTTTCGCTCTTGGCATTGATGATGACGCCCTTGCCGTCCCACTTTGCAAACCCCCATTTGACCATCTGAACGGCGGGTTCGCCGTTTTGCATCAAAATAATCGGCACGACGTCGGTGGGGAAGACGTCATCGTCCTTTTTCGGGGTGATTTCAATTTCGCTCTGTGACAGCCGAACCGAGATCGCACGCAAAATCTCACGGATCTCCATAATCTCCTCTTCGGTGTTCGGGATGTATCTTCCGCACATAATGCCCCTCCTATAAGATATTTAAACCGATGTCCTCATCGGTGGTCATAGCCGATTTGTTGAGTTCAAAATTCCCGAGCCGTTCTTTTAACTCCGCAATCACGGCCTTGATGTCGGGCGGCACGTTCTCTTCTTCCGAGAGCAGCGAGAGCTGCCCGAAACGGTTATCCTGAAGGTCGTTCAGGTGGATGCCGATGCTGCGGACGGGGTTGTCCTTGATATAATTCTTTTCAAACAGCAACTTTGCGTTTAAAAAGATCGACGTCTCATCAGCGGTGTGGCGGTCCAGCGTGGTCTGCCGGATTATTGCCGTAAAATCGCCGTATTTCAAGTTGATCCCGATGCACCTTGCTTCCAGCGAGTGCTTGATCAGCCGCGAGTTGACCGCCCGCGCCAAAATGTAGAGCATCAGCAGCAAATCGTCCTCCGAGGAAGTATCTTTCGGCAGTGTAATCGTGTTTCCGAAGCTCTTGAACGGCATATCGGCGGGTACTTTCGGGTCAAACGAACTGTCGTCGCCGTTGGCAAATTGCCACAGCGCGATGCCGGATTTTCCGAACCGCCGCTTGAGCAGAGCAGGGTCGCTCTGCGCCAAATCACCGATCGTGAGAATGTTCAGGTTTTTCAACTTTTTACGCGTGGCGGGGCCGACGAACAGCAAATCGAATGCGGGGATATTCCAAATCACGGTCTTCAAATCGTCTTTGCGCAGCACGGTGACCGCGTCGGGCTTTTTTAAATCGGAGGCGAGTTTCGAAAAGATGTAGTTATAGCTGACGCCGACCGAGGTTGTGAGTTTAAGTTCGTTTTTAATCTGCTCTTTGATCTCAAAGGCGGTCTCGGCTGCTTTTTCGTATGAAGTAACATAGTCTTTCAATACAATCCACGCCTCGTCGAGCCCGTAAGGAATCACGTCAACCCCGTATTCGGCATAAAGCGCCCTCGCGAGTTTGGCGTAATGCACATATTTATTATAATCGGCATTAACCAGCGTCAGCCCGGGGGCTTTCTGTTTTGCGCTGTAAACGCTCTCTCCGGTCATGATGCCGCATTTTCCCGCCGCGTCGTTTTTAGCTAAAATGATACCGTGCCGGGTTGCGGGGTCGCCGCAGACCGCCATCGGGATGTCGGCATACTCGGGATGATCGATGGTCTCGACGGCGGCAAAATAATGGTTCATGTCGCTGTGCAAAATGAATTTCCCCATTTTTGTGTGCCGCCTTCAATCATGATGATATCTTGATTATGCCATAAAAATTGTACCATAAACCGGACTGTATCGCAAGCCGGCAGCTGATCTAGTACGGTGAGGGCTCGGTCTGTTTATTCATCATGGCGGGAAACGCATAGGCAGACGGTTTTCACCGTCCGCTTATGCGCTCTATAGATATCTCTGATAAGATCAATTCAGTTAAATGGAAGAATGAAAGGAATATTTCAAAATGGCAGATTCCTTTCTGAAAGCCGCATAATATTTTCAAGACAAATAAGAATATGGTAAAATGATGATATCAAAAAGATTACAGAATTTTACAGGGTTTCAATTGGCGATGTCTCAGCGAACGGATCATGTTTTGCTGCGTTTCTGCTCCAGACCACGATAGCAAGTATCACCAAAAGTCCGGTGAAAACATAGAGAGCGCCTTCAACTAACCAGACGTTGAGTTTATATCTCATCAATACCATAGCGATAAAATCGAGCGTTGCATGCAGAATGACCGCCAACGGATAAAACCAAAACTTCTTTTCTTTCGCTTTTTTTACCGCAAAGAAGACCAGCACCGAGAACGAAAGGTGCGCCGCAACCGCCGCAAAACGTTCGACGACGCCCACAAAAAACATCGAGGGTGGGGTTGTCGCAAGCGACTGAAGCGATGAATTCAAAGTTGATAGTGTAGCTTGATCGGTGATTCCAGCGGACAGCGTGTTATAATACCCCGAATTTAACATCAGCGAGATCACAACGTTGCTCACCATGCCGATATAGAGCAGATAAAACACCTCGAAACCGCCGTGTCCCGCTCCATACATCAGCGCGTTTCGATCGTTGCCCATCTTTTTGCGCAGCACCGTCTTATATGCGACGAAGCGCCCCGTCTCTTCAAAGATTCCCGCCATCAATCCGGCGACCGCCGCATAAATCCAGAGATTGCTCTTGATTTTAGCTCCGAGAGAGGAGTTGAATATAAGCAGGTTCGCTCCGCCCTCGAGCAGCAGCGCGAACACGATGAAAACCGCGCATCCAATGAAAAACGGCATGACGTCCGCTTTGTGCTTTTTACGCAGCGCCAGGAACATCACGAGCGGAATTGCGAGGCCGAACAACGAGACAATACCCATGCAGATTACGGAGGAAACCGGAACGGTATAATCCATAAAAATTCACTCCTCGCTTTTTTATTTTTGGTTGGGGTCAGATGTCCAGTTTTCAAGAAGAGATTTGTTTGAAAAGATATGACGTTCTCCGTTTGACTTATGTAAATAGACCCTCTCATCGGGATAAAAGCAGGTGTCTTCCGGTTCTTTTGTACCGATATCGAGGATCACTAAGACGTCGCTGCCGGAGTTATAAAATTGGTGAGCTAGGTTTTTTCCGCCGGGTTTTGAAATGAAATCTCCTTTTTTAATCGGGTATTCCTGCCCGTCGAATCGCAGCGTACCGCTGCCGTCCATAATCAAAAAGAACTCCTCCTGCTGCGAGTGGCTGTGGTATTTGGTGCTGTAAGCGCCCGCCGGAACCCGGTCAATGTTCACATAGAACTTTTGGCTTCCGACAGCAGCGCCGAGCGACTGCGTGATCAGTCCGACTTCATCGCGCCAAATAAAATCTTCTTTCAACTGATCGATATTTCCTATAATCATGTTCTTATTTCCTCCGTTTTTTAGAATTTCATTGGGCTTTTGTCAGAAAAAGCGAGTAGGGGATAAGCTTTCCGTCAATGGGTTTATTGCCGGAAAACACGGTTTGCATCGAAATGCTTTGAAACTCGCATAACCGCAAGGTGTTCTTCACATCATCTTCCGAAAAACCGTTGTGTCCGCCAAAGTCCGGATCGTTTTTATGAAAAGAACCGTCTTCTTTACATAAATCTATCCACATGAAAATTCCACCCGGTGTAAGCAATGTCTTTAAGAAAGCAATTTGCACTTGAATATCTATGATATGATGTAATACCATCGAGCTGAAAATGGCATCATAAGATCGTACGCTTAACTCTTCCGCCGTCAGAAATTGAACATTATCCGTGTGATTCAGTGCCTTTTTATCTTCGAAAACATTACGCATGCCCTCGGATGTATCATATCCGTAAATCATATCCGCATAAGGACAGAGCGCATAAGACAGCAGGCCGGTTCCGCAGCCGAAATCGAGGACGGCTTTTGGTCTTTTAGCCCAATTTTCCCGGATTGCTTTCGCCAGAGTGTTTGCCCGTTCAATTCGTAATGGGCTGTCAAAAGCCTTAGCCGCCTTGTCAAAATCCATGTTTATCTCCTTTACTCATAGAGTTCTATTGGCAGTGTATAAAACGACCTGCCAAAAAAGGGCGTCTGTAAACAGAATAAAAAAATAAAGTAAACAATTGAATTACTAAACTAAAATCTATAAAAGAGGCCCAAACGCCGAAAACATTCTTCGCTGTTGATTATTGATAATGAATATTAAATTGATAAAATGCGGTGAGGAATTTTCCGAATAATTGCTTTTCACCGATGCAGATGAATCCGTTTCGCTCATATAGGGCACGCAGCTTTTCGATGTGTGCCATACAATCCAACCGGAGCATGGTAAAACCTCTCTCCTTGCACATAGCTTTGGCATGATCCAACATCATATTAGAAAGGCCTTTTCCCGCGGCGAAACGTTTGACCGCCAGCCGGTGTACAAACAGGGACTTGCCCTTCGGAATATCGGGCCAGAAAAACGGATCGTAATCCACCACGGCCATACAGGCGGCGGGTTCACCGTCGAGCAAAGCGATTTGAAAATCGGAGGGCGTATACTCTTCCGAAAGCCCCGCCCAGGTGATATGTTCTTCGCTCCAAAGATGTTTTC encodes:
- a CDS encoding class I SAM-dependent methyltransferase; the encoded protein is MDFDKAAKAFDSPLRIERANTLAKAIRENWAKRPKAVLDFGCGTGLLSYALCPYADMIYGYDTSEGMRNVFEDKKALNHTDNVQFLTAEELSVRSYDAIFSSMVLHHIIDIQVQIAFLKTLLTPGGIFMWIDLCKEDGSFHKNDPDFGGHNGFSEDDVKNTLRLCEFQSISMQTVFSGNKPIDGKLIPYSLFLTKAQ
- a CDS encoding DNA polymerase IV, which produces MGKFILHSDMNHYFAAVETIDHPEYADIPMAVCGDPATRHGIILAKNDAAGKCGIMTGESVYSAKQKAPGLTLVNADYNKYVHYAKLARALYAEYGVDVIPYGLDEAWIVLKDYVTSYEKAAETAFEIKEQIKNELKLTTSVGVSYNYIFSKLASDLKKPDAVTVLRKDDLKTVIWNIPAFDLLFVGPATRKKLKNLNILTIGDLAQSDPALLKRRFGKSGIALWQFANGDDSSFDPKVPADMPFKSFGNTITLPKDTSSEDDLLLMLYILARAVNSRLIKHSLEARCIGINLKYGDFTAIIRQTTLDRHTADETSIFLNAKLLFEKNYIKDNPVRSIGIHLNDLQDNRFGQLSLLSEEENVPPDIKAVIAELKERLGNFELNKSAMTTDEDIGLNIL
- a CDS encoding SOS response-associated peptidase family protein: MCGRYIPNTEEEIMEIREILRAISVRLSQSEIEITPKKDDDVFPTDVVPIILMQNGEPAVQMVKWGFAKWDGKGVIINAKSENAASSRFFAPFVNHYRCVIPAHGYYEWKTLPDKTKIKFSFTNEQGGGIFMAGLYRVTNEGKEFVILTKPADDNITDIHDRMPVMLNKEQLSAWLDGSVKYQLINTGNAYRMIPNPTAS
- a CDS encoding GNAT family N-acetyltransferase — protein: MIKIITASEKDIPVIENILGDAAHWLDNAGKHLWSEEHITWAGLSEEYTPSDFQIALLDGEPAACMAVVDYDPFFWPDIPKGKSLFVHRLAVKRFAAGKGLSNMMLDHAKAMCKERGFTMLRLDCMAHIEKLRALYERNGFICIGEKQLFGKFLTAFYQFNIHYQ
- a CDS encoding YhfC family glutamic-type intramembrane protease; the protein is MDYTVPVSSVICMGIVSLFGLAIPLVMFLALRKKHKADVMPFFIGCAVFIVFALLLEGGANLLIFNSSLGAKIKSNLWIYAAVAGLMAGIFEETGRFVAYKTVLRKKMGNDRNALMYGAGHGGFEVFYLLYIGMVSNVVISLMLNSGYYNTLSAGITDQATLSTLNSSLQSLATTPPSMFFVGVVERFAAVAAHLSFSVLVFFAVKKAKEKKFWFYPLAVILHATLDFIAMVLMRYKLNVWLVEGALYVFTGLLVILAIVVWSRNAAKHDPFAETSPIETL
- a CDS encoding cupin domain-containing protein, producing MIIGNIDQLKEDFIWRDEVGLITQSLGAAVGSQKFYVNIDRVPAGAYSTKYHSHSQQEEFFLIMDGSGTLRFDGQEYPIKKGDFISKPGGKNLAHQFYNSGSDVLVILDIGTKEPEDTCFYPDERVYLHKSNGERHIFSNKSLLENWTSDPNQK